One segment of Paenibacillus sp. FSL R7-0337 DNA contains the following:
- a CDS encoding copper amine oxidase N-terminal domain-containing protein, protein MKTGKKVLTALLAAGLSFAMLTGVNPGKVEAAAKKYPALLKINDYYVLYTAPKAPYVDANYRTMIPLRSISELMGAKVSYDAKARTAAIEKDSVTVKFTIGSKSVSVNGVAGSMDTVPVMEQNSMFIPVSVLAGRLGIVSKWDQANQLYTLTGETLMQTDIIKYSIEDIEKGPFTSPPGTIISDDAFRPISYTFDPVKGSFTVKSKNITGKDVPEGAADVAAYILYDDQLIQLPAQKRERPAVRKDGTIEVTVKTETPSTPAYLLVKGRLLDRSEN, encoded by the coding sequence ATGAAGACAGGTAAAAAAGTGTTGACAGCCTTACTGGCTGCGGGATTGAGCTTCGCTATGTTGACGGGGGTGAATCCGGGGAAGGTAGAGGCGGCGGCTAAGAAATATCCTGCACTGCTGAAAATCAACGATTATTATGTGCTCTATACAGCACCGAAGGCGCCATATGTGGATGCCAACTACCGGACGATGATCCCGCTTCGCTCAATCAGCGAGCTGATGGGGGCGAAGGTTAGCTATGATGCCAAAGCTAGAACGGCTGCCATCGAAAAGGATAGTGTAACGGTTAAGTTCACAATTGGTTCTAAATCTGTTTCGGTTAACGGGGTTGCCGGGTCGATGGACACGGTTCCGGTGATGGAGCAGAATTCGATGTTCATTCCGGTCAGTGTGCTCGCAGGACGTCTGGGCATTGTGAGCAAATGGGATCAGGCGAATCAGCTCTACACGCTGACGGGTGAAACCTTGATGCAGACGGATATCATCAAGTATTCTATAGAGGACATTGAGAAGGGCCCCTTCACTTCCCCACCGGGGACGATTATTAGCGACGATGCGTTCCGGCCCATTTCTTACACCTTTGACCCTGTAAAAGGCAGCTTCACGGTAAAGTCGAAGAATATAACAGGTAAGGATGTTCCTGAAGGGGCGGCGGATGTAGCAGCGTATATACTGTATGATGATCAATTGATTCAGTTGCCGGCGCAGAAGCGGGAAAGACCGGCTGTCCGTAAGGATGGAACAATTGAGGTTACCGTTAAAACCGAAACACCGAGTACTCCTGCTTATTTACTTGTAAAAGGGCGCCTGCTCGACCGCTCCGAGAATTAA
- a CDS encoding helix-turn-helix domain-containing protein — translation MEWLERMNRAISYIEDNLEQDIDYDQIAKIALCSVYQFQRMFSFVLNVPLSEYIRRRRLTLAAFDLKDRKNTVMEIALKYRYESPEAFSRAFHNLHGMTPTLARNAGSELRAYPRISFQIILKGVTGMNYRMEKRDAFQVYGLEDIYHYDNITNEAGVTIPEVWQNICKNGELERLAQSVSGAWRDEGNFSKELGAVFAFDAYTFTSNSTFPYLIGCYKAPGSQVNGYTVVDVPEATWVVFSTLHDGNGSGKYDLRSLKNRIFSEWLQTSTYTILDGGNFEMYGTSADGYEYCELWYRVGE, via the coding sequence GTGGAGTGGCTGGAGCGAATGAATCGGGCGATCAGCTATATTGAAGACAACCTGGAACAAGACATTGATTACGATCAAATCGCTAAAATCGCCTTATGTTCGGTTTACCAGTTTCAACGTATGTTTTCATTCGTACTTAATGTTCCCTTGTCCGAATATATCAGGCGCAGAAGACTGACGCTGGCTGCATTTGATCTAAAGGACAGAAAGAACACTGTGATGGAGATAGCCTTGAAGTACAGATATGAATCACCGGAAGCCTTCTCCCGGGCGTTTCACAATTTGCATGGAATGACGCCTACATTAGCGCGCAATGCCGGAAGTGAGTTAAGAGCCTATCCCCGCATCTCCTTTCAAATCATCTTAAAGGGAGTGACCGGAATGAATTACCGGATGGAGAAACGGGATGCTTTTCAAGTGTATGGGCTGGAGGATATCTACCACTACGACAATATTACGAATGAAGCGGGCGTAACGATCCCGGAGGTTTGGCAAAATATCTGCAAGAATGGAGAATTGGAACGTTTAGCCCAGTCAGTAAGCGGGGCTTGGAGAGACGAAGGCAATTTCAGCAAGGAACTTGGAGCGGTCTTTGCATTCGATGCCTATACATTCACAAGCAACTCGACCTTCCCTTATCTAATCGGGTGCTACAAAGCGCCAGGCAGCCAAGTGAACGGATACACTGTGGTTGATGTTCCCGAAGCTACGTGGGTCGTTTTCTCAACACTCCATGATGGGAACGGCAGCGGCAAGTATGATTTGCGGTCTTTGAAGAATCGTATTTTCTCTGAATGGCTGCAAACCTCAACTTATACGATTCTAGATGGCGGTAATTTCGAGATGTATGGTACAAGCGCAGATGGCTATGAATATTGTGAACTATGGTATAGAGTCGGGGAATAG